The following proteins come from a genomic window of Rutidosis leptorrhynchoides isolate AG116_Rl617_1_P2 chromosome 10, CSIRO_AGI_Rlap_v1, whole genome shotgun sequence:
- the LOC139873463 gene encoding GDSL esterase/lipase At5g14450-like, whose translation MEWRHVVTNLSRWGLIVTIGSLLLITSSISKFVKQGMISNLVNNNNNNHHHQVSSSCQFPAIYNFGDSNSDTGAVSAVFGPVLPPYGMTYFHNPSGRYSDGCLIIDFLAENLSLPYLSAYVDSIGTNFRHGANFAASGCTIQPADALMLNRTFNPITLDVQLSEFEQFKKRSSDLFNEVVSSEIKDRLPRSEDYSRALYTFDIGQNDLHAGITSMKEEQVKKYIPSIINQFASVVEKLYQGEAKTFWIHNTGPIGCLPDFVKNNPLPRNNTDQIGCVKSYNELAQEFNKQLKDKVSQQRMQLQEASFVYVDMYSIKYSLISEANNYGFVDPLGKCLGQDGDDNKACANPYEYINWDGIHYTEAANKWVANYIQDGSMSEPQIPISEACSVISRSRL comes from the exons ATGGAATGGAGGCATGTAGTTACTAATCTGAGCAGATGGGGTTTGATAGTGACAATTGGATCACTTTTATTGATTACATCATCTATTTCAAAGTTTGTTAAACAAGGGATGATATCaaatcttgttaataataataataataatcatcatcatcaggtGTCAAGTTCTTGTCAGTTTCCAGCAATTTACAACTTTGGTGATTCAAATTCGGATACAGGAGCTGTATCTGCTGTATTTGGCCCTGTTCTTCCTCCATATGGGATGACTTATTTTCATAATCCTTCTGGAAGGTACTCTGATGGGTGCCTAATCATTGATTTTTTag CTGAAAATTTAAGCTTACCATACTTAAGTGCATATGTGGATTCAATTGGAACCAATTTTCGACACGGTGCAAATTTTGCTGCCAGTGGCTGCACAATTCAGCCGGCAGACGCTCTAATGCTAAACAGAACTTTTAACCCTATCACTCTCGATGTACAGCTTTCAGAGTTCGAGCAATTTAAAAAAAGATCTTCTGATTTGTTTAATGAAG TGGTAAGTAGTGAAATTAAAGATCGTCTACCACGATCAGAGGATTATAGTCGGGCCCTTTACACATTCGACATAGGACAAAATGATCTTCATGCCGGGATTACATCAATGAAGGAAGAGCAAGTGAAGAAATACATTCCCAGCATTATCAATCAGTTTGCTTCTGTTGTAGAG AAACTTTACCAAGGTGAAGCAAAAACATTTTGGATTCACAATACAGGTCCAATTGGGTGCTTACCTGATTTTGTCAAAAATAATCCATTACCTCGAAACAACACAGACCAAATCGGGTGTGTGAAGTCATACAATGAATTAGCGCAAGAATTCAATAAACAACTTAAAGATAAGGTATCACAACAGAGAATGCAACTTCAAGAAGCATCGTTCGTTTATGTTGACATGTATTCGATCAAATATTCACTCATAAGTGAAGCAAACAACTATG GTTTCGTGGATCCTTTAGGAAAATGCTTAGGGCAAGATGGGGACGATAATAAGGCTTGTGCGAACCCATATGAGTATATCAACTGGGACGGAATACATTATACAGAAGCAGCTAACAAATGGGTAGCTAACTATATTCAAGACGGCTCTATGAGTGAACCGCAAATTCCTATAAGTGAAGCCTGTAGTGTCATTTCACGTTCTCGTTTATAA